The Phormidium ambiguum IAM M-71 nucleotide sequence TCCTTATTTAAAAACCCCCGCCTCTTTTTACTTAGAAGCGGGGGTTAGAAGGTTTTTTGGTTCTTCTTATTTACACAGGTACAGTGACTCTGCACCTGTACCTCCCGCTTCGTTTCGGTAAATTTGCTTCTAGATTAAATAGATGACTGGCGAAACTAATAAAATCGCCATCTTTTGAGCGATCTCGTTCTCCAAAAATATAGATTCCCCTAAACAGATAATCCACCCCTATACCAATTCCAACACACCACGAGGCTTGGTTGCCACCGTCGAGGCGTGGGGAAGCAGGCATTTGAGTGGATCGAGACTGTTGGTAAATCACTGGAGTACTTGTTGAAAGCTGTATCTTAGAAATCTTACATTTTAAATACTACACTTGTATTATAGATTTGTCCACCCTTTTTTGGAGAAAAGATCATGCACGCTGTAACTCGTACCTCTACCACCGATATGGACGTTACCAGCATCCGCTTAGAGAGAGAATTAAAGGATCGACTGAAAGACTTAGCTGGCAATCAAGGATATCAGGCACTAATCCGGGAAATTCTCTGGAATTACGTTCAACAAAAATCAGGTTCGTACAAACCCCAATTTACCAAATTGGATATCAGGGCAAGTATACCCGCCACAGCGCAAAAAGAAGAACGCTGCGTACTCACAGGACAGTTTATTCAACCCCAAGAACCCATGTTATTAGGACTCACGCGGCACGGAGAATTGGTTCCACTCAGCATCGAAAGTTTGGCAGCAGGTTAAACAGGCATTACACCGGGGATTTGATTCCCCGGTTTACACAAATAAGTAGAGATAAACCATGTCAAGATAATCTGACTTTTGGCCTATTTTTTGAGGAATAGTATCGACTGATACAGAAATTTACAAAAATTGTTATTTTTTGTGGTGAGGATCACAGCAAAAACACTGAATAAAGCGTTATTGTAGATTAAGCAAGCGATCCCGAAGGAAAGCAATTTTTTATAAACCTGATTGACATAACTATTTAAATGGAGGCCCAATTTATGGAATTCAGCTATCGCGGTGTTAAATATGAAAAAGACTTACCTAGCATCGAAATGACTGAAAGTGAAATTGGTGGAATGTACCGGGGTCAAGCTTGGAGTTATCGTTATCCCAGACATATTCCCGTGCCTCATGTCACACCTCACTTGAAGTATAGAGGCGTTAACTACTGTGCAAATCCTCGCGCTACAGCAGAAGCTTGCTATGCGGCACCATCAGCAGACAGAATTGACTCTCCAGTTG carries:
- a CDS encoding DUF4278 domain-containing protein, with translation MEFSYRGVKYEKDLPSIEMTESEIGGMYRGQAWSYRYPRHIPVPHVTPHLKYRGVNYCANPRATAEACYAAPSADRIDSPVGSDSAKCPEFAQQLEETHYQNICRRLEHRLQVARKNGDRNLVEMLEAERELIGDYC